One part of the Solanum dulcamara chromosome 3, daSolDulc1.2, whole genome shotgun sequence genome encodes these proteins:
- the LOC129882256 gene encoding probable serine/threonine-protein kinase PBL11 — MGICLSNEIKAETTIFTGTGVGSRNVSGNGTETSNLNSKVSSGSVPPTPRSEGEILQSSNLRSFTFNELKASTRNFRPDSVLGEGGFGSVFKGWVDEQTLLASKPGAGIVIAVKKLNQEGLQGHREWLAEINYLGQLRHPNLVRLLGYCLEDDHRLLVYEFMPKGSLENHLFRRGSYFEPLSWRIRMKVAVGAARGLAFLHNAETSVIYRDFKTANILLDSNYNAKLSDFGLARDGPTGDKSHVSTRVMGTYGYAAPEYLSTGHLTAKSDVYSFGVVLLEILSGKKAIDKNRPTGEHNLVECSRPYLTSKRRVFRVLDSRLEGQYSLTRALKVANIALQCLAMDPRSRPTMDEVVTALEQLQESKDSTKNDKNKDEQLSRLSSQSSGELNKSFRSNSEVTPRVAKYPRPSASLRSI; from the exons ATGGGGATTTGCCTGAGCAATGAAATCAAGGCTGAGACTACAATTTTTACTGGTACAG GGGTTGGTTCTAGAAATGTCAGTGGAAATGGTACTGAGACTAGTAATTTGAATAGCAAAGTGTCATCAGGCTCCGTACCCCCAACTCCGCGGAGTGAGGGCGAGATCTTGCAGTCGTCCAACTTGAGGAGCTTTACTTTCAATGAACTCAAAGCATCAACTAGAAACTTTCGTCCTGACAGTGTTCTAGGAGAAGGAGGTTTCGGTTCTGTTTTCAAGGGCTGGGTTGATGAACAAACTCTTTTAGCATCAAAGCCTGGTGCTGGCATTGTGATAGCTGTGAAGAAGTTAAACCAAGAAGGTTTGCAGGGGCACCGTGAATGGTTG GCTGAAATTAATTATCTTGGTCAACTACGTCATCCGAATCTTGTAAGATTGCTTGGTTATTGCTTAGAGGATGATCACAGGCTTCTAGTATATGAGTTCATGCCTAAGGGTAGCCTGGAGAATCATTTATTCAGGA GAGGTTCATACTTTGAACCGCTTTCTTGGCGTATCCGTATGAAAGTTGCTGTTGGTGCTGCAAGGGGCCTTGCATTTCTTCACAATGCTGAAACAAGTGTTATATACAGGGATTTTAAGACTGCCAATATATTGCTTGATTCA AATTACAATGCCAAGCTTTCTGATTTTGGGTTGGCCAGGGATGGACCAACCGGTGACAAAAGCCACGTCTCTACAAGGGTTATGGGAACTTATGGATATGCTGCTCCAGAGTATCTATCCACAG GTCATCTTACTGCCAAGAGTGATGTATACAGCTTTGGAGTTGTTCTCTTGGAAATTCTATCTGGTAAGAAAGCAATAGACAAGAATCGACCAACAGGGGAACACAATCTTGTCGAGTGCTCAAGACCTTACTTGACCAGCAAACGTAGAGTGTTTCGTGTTCTAGATTCCAGGCTTGAAGGACAATATTCACTCACTCGTGCCCTTAAGGTGGCGAACATTGCACTTCAATGCCTAGCCATGGACCCCAGGTCAAGACCAACAATGGATGAGGTAGTAACAGCTCTAGAGCAGCTTCAGGAGTCCAAGGATAGCacgaaaaatgataaaaacaaGGATGAACAGTTAAGTCGGCTTAGCAGTCAATCAAGTGGCGAGCTCAACAAGTCATTCAGAAGCAATTCAGAAGTGACTCCGCGTGTAGCAAAATATCCCAGACCTTCAGCTTCGCTTCGTTCTATCTAA